From Segatella copri, the proteins below share one genomic window:
- a CDS encoding YqiA/YcfP family alpha/beta fold hydrolase, translating into MKKILFLHGFFATGSCPMARALKEAFEGTAVVLTPDLPLHPKEALKEIRSIIDREQPDLFLGNSCGSFLAQMLAPVVGIPALLGNPYFMMTEFLKERIGEHEYKAPRRDGNQRLVIDEALIEEFAELEAVQFDHCNPYYKDRVWGLFGEQDTLAHFSPLFLQHYNQAFHFPGGHTPTEQEVKTWYAPLAQKMLMEFSAKEERYFQHFKGGKYKFIHSAFDSETQERMVVYQALYGDQAYWVRPENMFFGKVTRDGRTFNRFTEIDKF; encoded by the coding sequence ATGAAGAAGATATTATTCCTACACGGATTCTTCGCCACGGGCAGCTGTCCGATGGCGAGAGCCTTGAAAGAGGCGTTTGAGGGGACGGCGGTGGTGTTGACTCCCGACCTCCCTTTGCACCCCAAGGAGGCACTGAAGGAGATTCGCTCCATCATCGACCGGGAGCAGCCCGACTTGTTTCTGGGCAACAGCTGCGGCTCTTTCCTCGCCCAGATGCTGGCTCCAGTGGTGGGCATTCCTGCCCTGCTCGGCAATCCGTATTTCATGATGACGGAGTTTCTGAAGGAGCGAATCGGAGAGCATGAATACAAGGCGCCGAGAAGGGACGGAAATCAGCGGCTGGTGATTGACGAGGCGCTGATTGAGGAGTTTGCGGAGCTGGAAGCCGTGCAGTTCGATCATTGCAACCCCTATTATAAGGATCGTGTGTGGGGACTTTTTGGTGAGCAGGACACCCTGGCTCACTTCTCTCCTCTCTTCCTGCAGCACTACAACCAAGCCTTCCATTTCCCTGGTGGTCACACGCCTACTGAGCAGGAGGTGAAGACCTGGTATGCTCCACTTGCCCAGAAAATGCTGATGGAGTTTTCGGCAAAGGAAGAAAGATATTTCCAGCACTTTAAGGGCGGCAAATACAAATTCATCCATTCAGCCTTCGACTCCGAGACCCAGGAGCGCATGGTGGTTTATCAGGCTCTCTATGGAGACCAAGCCTATTGGGTAAGACCGGAAAACATGTTCTTCGGGAAAGTTACGAGGGACGGCAGAACTTTCAATCGTTTCACAGAAATAGATAAATTCTAA
- a CDS encoding ribonuclease H translates to MTQDTSTYYVWIGGSCDYGHKERAGGAAVVIENNGSIISRDVISDLHTTEFRMMLTLMVKVMQKIPEGSDILFLTNAAYIQNFDKTPTSKSANPDLIIQCIEEKKRHKSVGVKIVQYHKSPLLIETHNMATEAMAKTRKEFHQKNK, encoded by the coding sequence ATGACACAAGATACTTCTACATATTACGTTTGGATAGGTGGCTCATGTGATTATGGCCATAAAGAGCGAGCTGGTGGTGCTGCCGTTGTGATTGAGAACAATGGAAGCATCATCAGCCGTGATGTAATCAGCGACCTACACACCACGGAGTTCCGAATGATGCTAACCCTCATGGTGAAGGTAATGCAGAAAATCCCGGAAGGTTCTGATATTCTCTTCCTGACCAACGCTGCCTATATTCAGAATTTTGACAAGACTCCAACATCAAAGTCGGCTAATCCGGACTTGATCATTCAATGCATCGAGGAAAAGAAAAGACACAAATCAGTCGGAGTCAAGATTGTGCAATATCACAAAAGTCCATTGCTGATAGAAACCCATAACATGGCTACGGAAGCAATGGCAAAGACAAGGAAGGAGTTTCATCAGAAAAACAAGTAA
- a CDS encoding type IV toxin-antitoxin system AbiEi family antitoxin domain-containing protein: protein METKNSFISSASVKVQGRTAYYKMLEAVHQGELIQVCRGVYANIDQLSACMVDIESIVPSGILCLWSAWNIHQLTTSMPQAYHVAIKRDRKVKVPSFPKIELHHYTSNILEIGVMEKVIDGFKVKVYDVERCVCDAVKFRNKVGIDVCSEIIDNYLSRPGRNISKLMDYARQLRVGNILGIYLQMKL, encoded by the coding sequence ATGGAAACAAAGAATTCATTCATATCATCTGCAAGTGTCAAAGTACAAGGACGAACAGCTTACTACAAGATGCTGGAAGCCGTTCATCAAGGTGAACTGATTCAGGTTTGCCGTGGCGTATATGCTAACATAGACCAATTGTCAGCATGTATGGTTGATATTGAGTCTATTGTTCCCAGCGGAATCCTCTGCCTTTGGTCTGCCTGGAATATCCATCAGCTTACGACATCCATGCCGCAAGCTTATCATGTCGCTATCAAAAGGGATAGAAAAGTAAAAGTTCCTTCATTCCCAAAGATAGAGCTCCATCACTATACTTCCAACATTCTTGAAATCGGCGTGATGGAGAAAGTCATAGATGGATTTAAGGTAAAGGTATATGATGTAGAACGATGCGTATGCGATGCAGTAAAGTTCCGCAATAAGGTGGGCATTGATGTCTGTTCTGAAATCATCGATAACTATCTTTCCAGACCAGGAAGAAATATCAGTAAATTAATGGATTATGCCCGACAATTGCGTGTTGGCAACATCCTGGGAATTTATCTACAAATGAAACTGTAA
- a CDS encoding YccF domain-containing protein, translating into MRIIGNLLWWLFGGLEAAIGYFTGSLALACTIIGIPFAIQTFKIGLLCLWPFGSTVRETNSPTGCIRILLNLLWLIFGGLWACIMHLFFGFLLCITIIGIPWGKQHFKMAGLSLAPFGKDVELGF; encoded by the coding sequence ATGCGCATAATAGGAAACTTACTTTGGTGGCTCTTCGGAGGTCTCGAAGCTGCCATCGGTTATTTCACCGGAAGTCTGGCTCTTGCATGTACCATCATCGGCATTCCCTTTGCAATACAGACATTCAAGATTGGTCTGCTCTGCCTATGGCCTTTTGGCTCTACAGTAAGAGAAACGAATAGTCCAACTGGTTGCATTCGTATTCTGCTGAATTTACTCTGGCTGATTTTCGGGGGATTGTGGGCTTGCATCATGCATCTGTTCTTCGGCTTTCTCTTATGTATAACGATCATCGGCATTCCTTGGGGAAAACAGCATTTCAAGATGGCCGGACTTTCGCTCGCACCATTCGGAAAGGATGTGGAGTTGGGATTTTAA
- a CDS encoding type IV toxin-antitoxin system AbiEi family antitoxin domain-containing protein, whose amino-acid sequence MIMDLEHIGNIPVSTSAIASLFTNIEAGNQKVRSLEAAHKIIRLKKGLYVVAPNVSRVALSTELIANHLYAPSYVSMQTALRYYGLIPEAVYTTQSMTLKHSRSFDTPVGRFEYKNMSREAFSIGITSINMQSYAFLMATPEKALCDLIANSPKVNLRYLKDVENYLEEDIRMEIDDFRNMDISIFERYAQVGKKSKSIETLIKYLRK is encoded by the coding sequence ATGATAATGGATTTAGAACATATAGGTAACATACCAGTCAGTACTTCAGCTATAGCTTCATTGTTTACTAACATTGAAGCAGGGAATCAGAAAGTACGCAGTCTTGAGGCGGCTCATAAAATTATCCGACTCAAGAAGGGGCTTTATGTGGTAGCCCCAAATGTGTCTCGTGTTGCTCTATCCACAGAACTGATAGCCAATCATCTTTATGCACCTTCGTATGTGTCTATGCAGACAGCCTTACGTTATTATGGATTAATACCAGAAGCTGTTTATACTACTCAGTCTATGACACTAAAGCACTCCCGTAGTTTTGATACTCCTGTCGGGCGTTTTGAGTATAAGAACATGTCAAGAGAAGCCTTTTCAATAGGGATTACAAGCATCAATATGCAGAGTTACGCCTTTCTGATGGCAACACCAGAAAAAGCTCTCTGTGACTTAATCGCAAATTCTCCGAAGGTTAATTTACGTTACCTGAAGGATGTAGAGAACTATTTGGAGGAGGACATCCGAATGGAAATAGATGATTTCAGAAATATGGACATAAGTATATTTGAGCGATATGCTCAGGTTGGGAAAAAGTCTAAATCCATAGAAACTCTAATTAAATATTTAAGGAAATGA
- a CDS encoding pyridoxamine 5'-phosphate oxidase family protein: MRKKSRAMDSEWALEVMHKAPYITVSFIDEDGNPYGLPLSLASDDDVNWYFHGALEGKKLEAIKTHPEVCLSAVTRCAPTVGRKDGSFTLQFKSAIAFGKAEIVTDEAEKIHGLRLICERFLPQHMDAFDQSIARSLSRTAVVRITLTEPPTGKRKQYDKEGVEMKYGRME, from the coding sequence ATGAGAAAGAAATCAAGAGCAATGGATAGTGAGTGGGCATTGGAAGTAATGCACAAGGCTCCGTATATAACGGTCAGTTTTATTGACGAAGACGGCAATCCTTACGGTTTACCTCTTTCGCTCGCATCTGATGATGATGTGAACTGGTATTTTCATGGTGCCTTGGAAGGCAAGAAGCTGGAGGCAATCAAGACTCATCCCGAGGTTTGCCTTTCAGCCGTAACACGTTGTGCGCCTACGGTTGGTCGGAAGGACGGCAGTTTCACCCTGCAGTTCAAATCAGCCATTGCATTCGGCAAGGCAGAAATCGTGACAGATGAAGCAGAGAAGATTCATGGTCTCCGACTAATCTGTGAACGCTTTCTTCCTCAACACATGGATGCTTTCGACCAGAGCATCGCCCGTTCCCTATCACGCACGGCTGTTGTTCGCATCACGCTCACTGAGCCTCCAACCGGAAAGCGCAAACAATATGATAAGGAAGGCGTGGAAATGAAATATGGCAGAATGGAATAA
- a CDS encoding DNA alkylation repair protein: MTSLQERLFAMQDKQYAAFQAKLTPGVPMESFIGIRVPVLRKFAKEFTKEAECEEFLHQLPHEYYDENMLHALLISEVKDYEECIRLTDSFLPFVDNWAVCDIMSPKVFAKHKEELLAKIKTWSKSSHIYTCRFGIETLMSHYLDKDFKAEYLEIPASARSEVYYVKMMIAWFFATALAKQWDATIPYIEQNRLAPWTHNKTIQKAIESYRISPEQKEYLRTLKIK; this comes from the coding sequence ATGACTTCACTTCAAGAAAGACTGTTCGCCATGCAGGATAAGCAGTATGCTGCTTTCCAGGCTAAACTGACACCGGGAGTGCCTATGGAAAGTTTCATAGGCATTCGTGTGCCTGTGCTTCGCAAGTTCGCAAAAGAGTTTACAAAGGAGGCAGAATGCGAAGAATTCCTTCATCAGCTTCCTCACGAATACTACGATGAGAATATGCTTCACGCTCTCCTCATTTCCGAGGTAAAGGACTACGAGGAATGCATTCGTCTGACAGACAGCTTCCTGCCATTCGTGGACAACTGGGCAGTTTGCGACATCATGTCGCCGAAGGTGTTTGCCAAACACAAGGAGGAACTGTTGGCGAAGATCAAGACTTGGAGTAAATCGTCACACATTTATACTTGCCGCTTTGGAATAGAGACACTTATGTCTCATTACCTGGATAAAGACTTCAAGGCAGAATATCTTGAAATTCCTGCATCAGCAAGGAGCGAAGTGTATTACGTAAAAATGATGATAGCCTGGTTCTTTGCCACAGCCCTTGCCAAGCAATGGGACGCAACGATTCCCTACATCGAGCAAAACCGTCTTGCTCCCTGGACGCACAACAAGACCATCCAGAAAGCAATCGAGAGCTACAGAATCTCGCCTGAGCAGAAGGAATACCTACGGACGTTGAAGATAAAATAA
- a CDS encoding HU family DNA-binding protein, whose protein sequence is MINYSIVMRSVNANLLEINQAKSRINQAKKEGKTPDPKDLELVKTEKQNAFAISQYTDIMTIEKFAKHITSHGSVYSRADISAILYIAVDCMREMLLEGKKIRLGDLGDFSLLLTSKGAEDADKFTAQNITGVKVQWEPGQEFKNLRDDAEFNLVASRSAQAAVIKAIKEGKTNVDLNAPTTPDNTPGGSTPGGSNTGQTGSDGQGSESGGGTTGKDDTGDGLE, encoded by the coding sequence ATGATTAATTACAGCATCGTAATGCGTAGCGTGAACGCAAATCTTCTGGAAATCAACCAGGCTAAGTCACGCATCAACCAGGCAAAGAAGGAGGGTAAGACCCCTGACCCAAAGGACCTGGAACTCGTGAAGACCGAGAAGCAGAATGCTTTCGCCATCTCACAGTACACCGACATCATGACCATCGAGAAGTTTGCCAAGCACATCACCTCTCATGGCAGTGTCTATTCGAGAGCTGACATCAGCGCCATCCTCTACATCGCCGTAGACTGCATGCGTGAGATGTTGCTTGAGGGCAAGAAGATTCGTCTGGGCGACCTCGGTGATTTCTCTCTCCTTCTCACCTCGAAGGGTGCTGAGGATGCTGACAAGTTCACCGCTCAGAACATCACCGGTGTGAAAGTTCAGTGGGAGCCAGGTCAGGAGTTTAAGAACCTTCGCGATGACGCCGAGTTCAACCTCGTAGCCAGCCGCAGCGCTCAGGCAGCCGTTATCAAGGCGATTAAGGAGGGTAAGACCAACGTTGACCTCAACGCCCCAACTACTCCGGATAATACGCCAGGCGGTTCTACCCCAGGTGGTTCAAACACCGGTCAGACCGGCAGCGACGGCCAAGGCTCTGAATCTGGCGGCGGTACTACCGGCAAGGACGATACTGGCGACGGCCTTGAATAG
- a CDS encoding DUF3791 domain-containing protein: protein MAYTDNDTYRHIHFAVMAIESGARKLGISGKEMHDRLLKQGLIHRRLIKRYEDLHTQSLDWVADDISETLLNWEKEV, encoded by the coding sequence ATGGCATATACAGACAACGATACATACAGACATATTCACTTCGCCGTTATGGCAATAGAGAGTGGAGCACGGAAACTGGGCATTTCCGGAAAGGAGATGCACGACCGCCTGCTGAAGCAGGGACTGATTCACCGTAGGCTGATTAAACGGTATGAAGACCTGCATACGCAAAGCCTTGACTGGGTGGCAGACGACATTAGTGAAACATTATTAAACTGGGAGAAAGAAGTATGA
- a CDS encoding smalltalk protein: MKTWKTILQIAISILTAIATTLGVTSCMG, encoded by the coding sequence ATGAAAACTTGGAAAACAATTCTGCAGATAGCCATCAGCATTCTGACCGCTATCGCTACTACGCTCGGAGTAACGAGCTGCATGGGATAA
- a CDS encoding IS256 family transposase, which yields MDNLEIDYKKAAQQLRSGEALFGKDGALAPLLERILNSALEGEMDAHLSEEERSSGNRRNGKMSKKVQTKYGEVTIETPRDRDGTFQPETVKKRETILANGMADQIIEMYAMGTSTRDISSYFEREFNTTLSADTISSITDRVLPEITAWKSRMLDPVYAICWLDAIHYKVKDENGRAVTRAIYNILGINKEGQKELLGMYVSKSEGANFWLEVLTDLQNRGVRDLLICCIDGLKGFPDAIQSVFPESSVQLCIVHQIRNSIKYVGSKHQKEFIKDLRTVYGAVNKDSAAANLDLLESKWGEMYPIVIKSWRDNWERLTEYFQYTPAIRKLIYTTNTVEGYHRQVRKVTKTKGVFPTDNSLEKLVYLAYRNIRKKWTMPLANWGQLSQQLAIKFGDRFKIM from the coding sequence ATGGACAACTTAGAAATTGATTACAAGAAAGCAGCTCAGCAGTTGCGTAGTGGTGAAGCCTTATTTGGCAAGGACGGAGCATTAGCTCCATTGTTAGAGCGTATTCTCAACTCAGCTCTCGAAGGTGAGATGGACGCTCATTTAAGTGAAGAGGAACGCTCTTCCGGCAACCGTCGTAATGGTAAGATGAGTAAGAAGGTTCAAACAAAATATGGTGAGGTCACTATAGAGACTCCTCGTGACCGAGACGGAACTTTCCAACCTGAGACCGTAAAGAAGCGTGAGACTATTCTTGCCAATGGCATGGCAGACCAGATTATTGAGATGTACGCCATGGGCACCAGCACACGTGACATCAGCAGCTACTTTGAGCGTGAGTTCAACACAACTCTATCAGCCGATACTATCAGCTCTATAACAGACCGTGTATTACCCGAAATCACCGCCTGGAAGTCTCGCATGCTCGATCCTGTATATGCCATTTGCTGGCTTGATGCTATCCATTATAAGGTAAAGGATGAGAATGGCAGAGCTGTCACACGAGCCATTTACAACATTCTTGGTATCAACAAGGAAGGCCAAAAAGAACTGTTAGGTATGTATGTGTCTAAGAGTGAAGGAGCTAACTTCTGGCTAGAAGTTCTTACGGATCTTCAGAACCGTGGTGTTCGAGACCTCTTGATTTGTTGTATTGATGGTCTCAAAGGCTTCCCAGATGCCATCCAAAGCGTATTTCCTGAGAGTTCTGTGCAGCTCTGTATTGTCCATCAGATACGCAATTCTATCAAGTATGTTGGCAGTAAGCATCAAAAGGAGTTTATCAAGGATTTAAGAACAGTATATGGTGCAGTAAACAAAGACTCCGCTGCTGCTAATTTAGACCTGTTAGAGTCTAAGTGGGGAGAGATGTACCCAATTGTCATCAAGTCATGGCGTGACAATTGGGAACGTCTGACAGAGTATTTCCAATATACTCCAGCCATCCGTAAACTCATTTATACGACCAATACGGTTGAGGGGTATCACAGACAGGTAAGAAAGGTCACAAAGACTAAAGGGGTCTTTCCTACGGATAATTCTTTGGAGAAGCTTGTGTACTTAGCTTACCGCAACATCCGTAAGAAATGGACTATGCCACTGGCAAATTGGGGACAACTTTCTCAACAATTGGCAATAAAATTTGGAGATAGATTTAAAATTATGTAA
- the tnpB gene encoding IS66 family insertion sequence element accessory protein TnpB (TnpB, as the term is used for proteins encoded by IS66 family insertion elements, is considered an accessory protein, since TnpC, encoded by a neighboring gene, is a DDE family transposase.), whose product MFGLNENTQYYVCQRYVRMNMGINGLYQIVRTEMELPPLGGAVFIFFSKNRQQVKMLKWDGDGFLLYQKRLERGTFELPFFDPQSKQCKMPYKTLSAIMSGICLKSMRYRKRLNL is encoded by the coding sequence ATGTTTGGATTAAACGAAAACACCCAGTATTACGTCTGCCAGCGATATGTCCGAATGAACATGGGCATAAATGGCCTGTACCAGATTGTGAGGACGGAGATGGAGCTGCCGCCACTCGGTGGTGCCGTCTTCATCTTCTTCTCAAAGAATCGCCAGCAGGTAAAAATGCTAAAATGGGATGGCGACGGTTTCTTGCTGTATCAGAAGCGACTGGAGCGAGGAACCTTTGAATTACCATTCTTTGATCCCCAAAGCAAACAATGCAAAATGCCGTACAAGACGCTATCTGCCATCATGAGCGGAATTTGCCTGAAAAGTATGAGATATAGGAAACGGCTTAATCTATAG
- the tnpC gene encoding IS66 family transposase: MKKDEIIVLLKEQLQLANEQLQQANATVSSLTTQVNELIERIKSLEELLVQKGIAIDKANRQNKALGKLVSGKKSERQEKNPQDSMTQEEFDKKKTEQAEKRKARKNNGAKRDMHYEMKEVHVTIDPVMDAEFLKTLRLFGTRTCIRYSMEPIKFIKTVYHINTYTDGSIMYPGKTPPALLLNSSYSPSFAAGLLQMRYIYSMPVERITKYFADNGFTLRKATANKLIARSADVLENFYKAICQVVLQQDYVSADETYHKVLLAKTKPTDKGSKKGYLWAVSAPELGLVFFVYEDGSRSEQVILNVFSDYKGTIQSDAYAPYRKLESDAYPDIMRIACLQHVKRDFIDCGKEDKDAQEVVDILNRFYREDKKHKVGVNGWTVEGHLAYRQSYAPDILQDLLEKLEEISSRKDLLPKSTLAQAVGYALNEYNAICDIFKRGDTALDNNYIERIQRYISLSRRNSMFFGSHEGASRAAILYSIAISCRLNGINLFEYICDVIEKTAEWQPNTPLKKYRDLLPDRWKKQ; the protein is encoded by the coding sequence ATGAAAAAGGACGAAATTATAGTACTTTTAAAGGAACAGCTTCAGCTTGCAAACGAGCAGCTTCAGCAAGCTAATGCTACGGTGAGTTCGTTGACTACACAGGTCAACGAACTCATTGAACGTATAAAGTCATTAGAAGAATTACTCGTCCAGAAAGGAATCGCCATTGACAAAGCGAATCGTCAGAACAAGGCACTCGGCAAGCTCGTTTCAGGCAAGAAGTCCGAACGTCAGGAAAAGAATCCACAAGATTCGATGACCCAGGAGGAATTTGACAAGAAGAAAACAGAGCAGGCCGAAAAGAGAAAGGCACGCAAAAACAACGGAGCCAAGCGTGACATGCATTACGAGATGAAAGAGGTGCATGTTACGATAGATCCTGTCATGGATGCAGAGTTTTTGAAGACGTTGCGTCTCTTCGGAACTCGTACCTGTATACGTTACAGCATGGAACCCATCAAATTCATCAAGACCGTGTATCACATCAACACTTATACTGATGGAAGTATCATGTATCCGGGGAAAACTCCGCCGGCTCTGTTGTTGAATTCTTCCTATTCACCTTCCTTTGCAGCAGGACTCCTGCAGATGCGATACATCTATTCCATGCCGGTAGAGCGAATTACCAAATACTTTGCCGACAATGGGTTTACGTTAAGGAAAGCTACGGCAAACAAGCTGATTGCCAGAAGTGCTGATGTACTGGAAAACTTCTATAAGGCTATCTGCCAAGTAGTGTTGCAGCAGGATTATGTCTCGGCAGACGAGACATACCATAAAGTGCTGTTAGCCAAGACAAAGCCTACAGACAAGGGGTCGAAGAAAGGCTACCTCTGGGCTGTAAGTGCGCCTGAACTGGGACTTGTCTTCTTCGTATATGAGGATGGTTCACGCTCTGAGCAGGTCATACTTAACGTATTCTCAGATTATAAAGGTACCATACAGAGTGATGCATATGCTCCTTACCGGAAACTGGAGTCGGATGCTTATCCTGACATTATGAGAATCGCCTGTCTACAGCATGTCAAGAGAGACTTCATCGACTGCGGCAAGGAAGACAAGGATGCTCAGGAAGTCGTAGATATCCTCAACAGATTTTATCGAGAAGACAAAAAACATAAGGTTGGGGTAAATGGATGGACCGTTGAAGGCCATCTAGCCTATCGGCAGTCATATGCACCGGACATTTTACAGGATTTATTGGAGAAACTGGAGGAAATATCTTCCAGGAAGGATTTGCTGCCCAAGTCTACCTTGGCGCAGGCGGTCGGTTATGCCCTTAATGAATATAATGCCATTTGTGACATCTTCAAAAGAGGTGATACGGCTCTCGATAACAACTATATTGAGAGAATCCAGAGGTACATATCACTATCAAGAAGAAACTCAATGTTCTTTGGTTCGCACGAAGGAGCAAGCCGGGCGGCTATCCTATATTCCATCGCCATCTCATGCAGGCTGAATGGCATTAATCTGTTTGAATACATATGCGACGTAATAGAAAAGACTGCAGAATGGCAACCCAATACCCCATTGAAAAAATATAGAGACTTACTTCCTGACCGATGGAAAAAGCAGTAA
- a CDS encoding nucleotidyl transferase AbiEii/AbiGii toxin family protein — protein MNTNEIFNQMLSSYDITTELQKRNAIFEVNQQIILSGLYNGGFFNEAAFYGGTCLRIFHGLQRFSEDMDFSLLAPNENFDFTHYFQPIIDQFAMVGREVEIRKKDKKNFGKVESAFLKDNTDVYDITFQTEKSVKIKIEVDTQPPLKFQTEQKLLLLPQSFMTRCFTLPALFAGKMHALVYRAWKNRVKGRDWYDFEWYVRHNVPLDFTHLCERALQFNHEELDKETFLQKLNERLATADMNQIKADVLPFVRNPKELDIWSNDYFMELAKMIRFE, from the coding sequence ATGAATACAAACGAGATATTCAATCAAATGCTTTCGAGCTATGACATAACGACCGAACTGCAAAAGCGCAATGCTATCTTTGAGGTCAACCAGCAGATTATTCTTTCTGGTCTTTACAATGGTGGCTTTTTCAACGAGGCAGCTTTCTATGGTGGAACATGTCTGCGTATATTCCATGGATTGCAGCGTTTCTCTGAGGATATGGATTTTTCCCTGCTTGCTCCGAATGAAAACTTTGATTTTACACATTATTTTCAGCCCATCATTGACCAATTCGCTATGGTGGGTAGAGAGGTTGAGATCAGAAAGAAGGACAAAAAGAACTTTGGCAAAGTGGAGTCTGCCTTTCTAAAAGACAACACAGATGTATATGATATTACATTCCAAACTGAGAAATCTGTTAAGATCAAGATTGAAGTTGATACTCAACCTCCTTTGAAATTCCAAACAGAACAGAAGTTGCTTCTGCTCCCCCAATCTTTCATGACACGATGTTTCACTTTGCCAGCCCTCTTTGCAGGAAAGATGCATGCACTGGTGTATCGTGCCTGGAAGAACAGAGTCAAGGGACGTGATTGGTATGACTTCGAATGGTATGTTCGCCACAATGTTCCTCTTGACTTTACTCACTTGTGCGAAAGAGCCTTACAGTTCAATCACGAAGAGCTTGACAAGGAGACGTTCCTTCAAAAACTGAATGAAAGACTTGCCACGGCAGACATGAATCAAATAAAGGCAGACGTATTGCCTTTTGTCAGGAATCCCAAAGAGTTGGATATTTGGTCGAATGACTATTTTATGGAACTTGCAAAAATGATCAGATTTGAATGA
- a CDS encoding HAD-IA family hydrolase: MKQIETLVFDYGGVIVNIDDASVVKAMESLGVTAFKRLIHVRKIKRLMHQYINGLVAEAETLQEMLSLCRKGTTTGDIEKVLEELCGNLPVERLEALVKLRKQYKVYLLSNINDTLWQKSVSQMNQLGYSTDELFDEVFLSYAMRKEKPSIEIYEEMTQQTGLNPATTLYFDDRTENAEAGKRFGFQSVLVKTNHLEEHQEWQEINKNIKE, translated from the coding sequence ATGAAACAGATAGAAACACTCGTTTTTGATTATGGAGGTGTCATCGTGAACATTGATGATGCCTCTGTTGTGAAAGCCATGGAGAGCCTGGGCGTTACGGCGTTCAAGCGGCTAATCCATGTCCGCAAAATCAAGAGACTGATGCACCAATATATTAATGGTCTGGTGGCGGAAGCTGAGACTTTGCAAGAGATGCTGAGCCTTTGCCGCAAAGGAACCACAACCGGGGATATTGAGAAAGTCCTGGAAGAGTTGTGTGGCAATCTGCCCGTGGAAAGACTGGAGGCATTGGTCAAGCTTCGGAAGCAATATAAGGTCTATCTACTCAGCAACATCAACGATACGCTTTGGCAGAAATCAGTTAGTCAGATGAATCAGCTGGGATATTCCACAGACGAACTGTTTGATGAAGTGTTCCTCTCATACGCCATGCGAAAGGAAAAGCCATCTATCGAAATCTATGAAGAGATGACGCAACAGACTGGATTGAATCCTGCCACTACGCTCTATTTCGATGACCGCACAGAGAATGCCGAGGCAGGCAAGCGATTTGGTTTCCAGAGCGTACTGGTAAAGACCAATCATCTGGAAGAGCATCAGGAATGGCAAGAAATTAACAAGAATATAAAAGAATAA